Proteins from a genomic interval of Treponema brennaborense DSM 12168:
- a CDS encoding metal ABC transporter permease gives MNWWYALVDTLFPFRWLEPAFMKNALLAVLAAAPLFGGLGSFVVSNKMAFFSDAIGHSALTGIAFGVLFGIREPLVSMILFSLILGFSIISVKTKGKSSADTIIGVFSSTAVALGIVLLSATGSFAKYQRYLIGDILSIKPSEIALLAGSGILALLVWILLYNKMLLTNLHRTFAKSRGVRVFATEQLFALLTALIVTVSIRWTGLLVINSLLVLPAAAARLVTRSSSRFLLTAVLISIFSSVAGLAISFYAGAAAGATIVLVNAALFIGCLILSLIRK, from the coding sequence ATGAACTGGTGGTATGCGCTCGTTGACACGCTGTTTCCGTTCCGGTGGCTTGAACCGGCTTTTATGAAAAACGCCCTGCTTGCAGTTCTTGCGGCGGCGCCGCTGTTCGGCGGACTGGGCAGCTTCGTCGTTTCAAACAAAATGGCGTTTTTTTCCGACGCGATCGGACACTCGGCTTTAACCGGCATCGCGTTCGGCGTATTATTCGGCATACGCGAACCGCTCGTGTCGATGATTTTATTCAGTCTGATTTTGGGCTTTTCGATTATCAGCGTCAAAACGAAGGGAAAAAGTTCCGCCGATACGATCATCGGCGTGTTTTCGTCAACGGCGGTCGCGCTCGGCATCGTGCTGCTTTCAGCGACCGGCAGTTTTGCAAAATACCAGCGATATCTGATCGGAGACATTCTGAGTATTAAACCGTCGGAAATCGCGCTGCTGGCCGGCTCGGGGATACTCGCGCTGCTCGTATGGATTCTTCTATATAATAAAATGCTTTTGACCAATTTGCACCGGACGTTCGCAAAGAGCCGCGGCGTACGCGTGTTCGCAACCGAACAGTTGTTCGCGCTGCTGACCGCGCTGATCGTAACGGTTTCGATCCGCTGGACGGGTCTGCTCGTCATCAATTCACTGCTGGTGCTTCCGGCTGCCGCCGCGCGGCTGGTAACGCGTTCAAGCAGCCGGTTTCTGCTGACCGCGGTTCTCATTTCGATATTTTCATCCGTTGCGGGATTGGCAATATCGTTTTACGCGGGAGCCGCGGCGGGTGCCACGATCGTTTTGGTAAACGCCGCTTTATTTATCGGCTGTCTCATACTCAGCCTGATACGAAAATAG
- a CDS encoding TatD family hydrolase: MQYTDAHIHIADIAFWQPVEGSPVCSCAHAPDEFALVEDAARSYRGCVVPAYGVHPQNPDGAYLPFLERLLQEDRISAVGEAGFDLYAPEFAVRLDAQREVFSAQLELAIRYEKPLVIHCRRALGLLFREAPLLAKLPAVVFHSFAGSPVEAQGFLKRRVNAYFSFGKPILNGNKRAVKCVCELPENRLLAETDAPYQTLKGERETLPRDIVRVYEEFARLRNVPAADAAETIALNFHRVFGSPDSLRIPL; this comes from the coding sequence ATGCAGTATACGGATGCGCATATTCATATAGCCGATATCGCTTTTTGGCAGCCGGTGGAAGGCTCTCCGGTGTGTTCGTGCGCGCACGCGCCCGATGAGTTCGCGCTTGTTGAAGACGCCGCACGCTCGTACCGCGGCTGCGTCGTTCCCGCGTACGGCGTTCATCCGCAGAATCCCGACGGCGCGTATTTGCCGTTTTTGGAGCGGCTTTTACAAGAAGATAGAATTTCCGCAGTGGGCGAAGCGGGATTCGATTTGTATGCGCCGGAATTCGCGGTGCGATTGGACGCCCAGCGTGAAGTGTTTTCGGCTCAGTTGGAGCTTGCGATCCGATATGAAAAGCCGCTCGTAATCCATTGCCGGCGCGCGCTCGGCTTGCTGTTCCGGGAAGCGCCGCTGCTTGCGAAGCTTCCGGCAGTCGTGTTCCATTCGTTCGCCGGTTCTCCGGTTGAAGCGCAGGGATTTTTGAAGCGGCGCGTGAACGCGTATTTTTCATTCGGAAAACCGATTCTGAACGGCAATAAACGCGCCGTCAAGTGCGTGTGCGAATTACCCGAAAATCGGCTGCTTGCGGAAACCGACGCGCCGTATCAGACGCTTAAAGGCGAACGGGAAACTTTACCGCGCGATATCGTCCGGGTTTACGAAGAATTCGCACGATTGCGGAACGTACCGGCTGCGGACGCGGCCGAAACGATCGCGCTGAACTTTCACCGCGTTTTCGGTTCGCCGGATTCGCTTCGAATTCCGCTATAA
- the gatA gene encoding Asp-tRNA(Asn)/Glu-tRNA(Gln) amidotransferase subunit GatA, with the protein MTDVLNKRTISGIRKSLENGETTSEALVRSSISVFEADKNSAIPLNAFLELYDSALDLAKACDAERAAAAAQGTEALAALLAAKPLLGVPFAVKDNISVKGKRLTCASRILEGYVAPYNATVVQRLLDAGAVPLGRCNMDEFAMGSSTEYSIYGPTRNPINREYVSGGSSGGSTAAVAANQALFGLGTETGGSVRLPASYCGVYGLKTTYGVLSRWGVVAYGSSLDQVGLLGHTPRDIALPLSVMSGADFYDDTSAELPEAETLRDLQALSAGELSKLKIAVPRQFLESKGLDPDVGAVFDATRAWFESKGAAVTVVDIPVLDAAIASYYVIALSEAASNLSRFDGIRYGRRSDPGKGFDELYVRTRSEGFGPEVKRRIIIGNYVLSEQFSGDCYKKGMTVRARIQREIAELFNSYDLILCPTCPTAAFKLGQKVDDPLEMYLSDLFTTFVNLARIPSLSVPAGVTSVGMPVGVQFAGAMFSEAKILRIAQAWEQEHPGCGIPVKNDGTVCGGAK; encoded by the coding sequence GTGACCGACGTATTGAATAAACGGACGATTTCCGGTATCAGAAAATCCCTTGAAAACGGTGAGACGACGAGCGAAGCGCTGGTTCGCAGTTCAATTTCCGTTTTTGAAGCCGATAAAAATTCCGCGATTCCGCTGAACGCGTTTCTCGAACTGTACGATTCGGCGCTCGATCTGGCGAAAGCCTGCGACGCCGAACGGGCTGCCGCCGCCGCTCAAGGTACAGAAGCGCTCGCCGCACTGCTTGCCGCGAAGCCGCTTTTGGGCGTTCCGTTCGCGGTAAAAGATAACATTTCCGTAAAAGGCAAGCGTCTCACCTGCGCAAGCCGGATTCTTGAAGGGTACGTCGCTCCGTACAACGCGACGGTCGTGCAGCGCCTGCTCGACGCGGGGGCCGTCCCGCTCGGCCGGTGCAACATGGACGAGTTCGCGATGGGTTCTTCCACCGAATATTCGATTTACGGGCCGACGCGCAATCCTATCAACCGCGAATACGTTTCCGGCGGCAGTTCCGGCGGTTCGACCGCCGCGGTCGCCGCCAATCAGGCTTTGTTCGGTCTCGGAACCGAAACGGGCGGATCGGTGCGCCTTCCGGCCAGTTACTGCGGCGTGTACGGGCTGAAAACCACGTACGGCGTTCTGAGTCGCTGGGGCGTCGTTGCGTACGGCAGCTCGCTGGATCAGGTAGGTTTGCTCGGTCACACGCCTCGGGATATCGCGCTGCCGCTTTCGGTTATGAGCGGCGCCGATTTTTACGACGACACGAGCGCGGAGCTGCCGGAAGCCGAAACGCTGCGCGATTTGCAGGCGTTGAGCGCCGGGGAACTTTCAAAACTCAAAATCGCCGTTCCGCGCCAATTCCTCGAATCGAAGGGGCTTGATCCCGACGTCGGCGCGGTGTTCGACGCAACCCGCGCCTGGTTTGAATCCAAAGGGGCTGCGGTAACGGTCGTAGACATTCCCGTGCTCGACGCGGCTATCGCCAGTTATTACGTGATCGCGCTCAGCGAAGCGGCGAGCAATTTGAGCCGCTTCGACGGTATCCGCTACGGCCGCCGCTCCGACCCGGGCAAAGGGTTCGACGAACTGTACGTGCGGACGCGCAGCGAAGGCTTCGGTCCGGAAGTCAAACGGCGTATCATTATCGGAAATTACGTGCTGTCCGAACAGTTTTCGGGCGACTGCTATAAAAAAGGCATGACGGTGCGCGCCCGCATTCAGCGTGAAATCGCCGAACTGTTCAATTCGTATGATTTGATTTTGTGCCCGACCTGCCCGACGGCGGCGTTTAAACTCGGCCAGAAAGTGGACGATCCGCTGGAAATGTATTTGAGCGACTTGTTTACGACGTTCGTAAATCTTGCGCGCATTCCGTCGCTGTCCGTTCCGGCGGGCGTTACGTCCGTCGGAATGCCGGTGGGCGTACAGTTTGCGGGTGCGATGTTTTCCGAGGCGAAGATACTCCGTATCGCGCAGGCATGGGAGCAGGAGCATCCCGGCTGCGGTATTCCCGTCAAAAACGACGGAACGGTGTGCGGAGGTGCAAAATGA
- the gatC gene encoding Asp-tRNA(Asn)/Glu-tRNA(Gln) amidotransferase subunit GatC — protein MNTEKRKIDETTLDALLYLSRLSPESTNLAVLKEQVDQIVEYFDVLSAYDDSENPYDAYPATDSEKLRDDSVVKGLEIPDVKKISDEFLDGYFRVPKVLGEGA, from the coding sequence ATGAACACGGAAAAACGTAAAATTGACGAAACGACCCTCGACGCGCTTTTGTATTTATCGCGTCTTTCTCCCGAAAGTACCAATCTTGCCGTTCTGAAAGAACAGGTTGATCAGATTGTCGAATATTTCGACGTATTGTCGGCGTACGACGACAGTGAAAATCCGTACGACGCGTATCCTGCAACCGATTCGGAAAAGCTCCGCGACGATTCGGTGGTGAAGGGACTTGAAATTCCCGACGTTAAAAAGATTTCGGACGAATTTCTGGACGGATATTTCCGTGTGCCCAAAGTTTTGGGCGAAGGAGCGTGA
- a CDS encoding Hpt domain-containing protein, which yields MEITEFALLDTAQALARLDNDKSLYAELITFFLNEPPFTAETLRKRLSEPENTGPALLSPAAQYVHRIKGAAGNIGADKLYAVAGMLEQVLRGKADGNVSELAALTETCYIRTAAALKSLVL from the coding sequence ATGGAAATTACGGAATTCGCTTTACTCGATACGGCGCAGGCACTCGCCCGTTTGGACAACGACAAGTCGTTGTACGCGGAATTGATAACGTTCTTTCTGAACGAACCGCCATTCACTGCCGAAACGCTGAGAAAACGGCTATCCGAGCCGGAAAACACCGGCCCTGCCCTGCTCAGTCCCGCGGCGCAATACGTGCACCGGATAAAAGGCGCGGCGGGCAATATCGGTGCTGACAAATTATACGCCGTCGCGGGTATGCTTGAACAAGTGCTGCGCGGCAAAGCGGACGGCAACGTTTCCGAACTGGCCGCACTCACGGAAACCTGCTATATCCGAACTGCAGCCGCACTGAAAAGCCTCGTTTTATAG
- a CDS encoding metal ABC transporter ATP-binding protein: MNTFTFRRTARSADSQNRRLACPHTNCTQAACTPCMEPEPDSPRAGEPDHVCCTRIERLTVKSGDTVILNDVNLHIHCGELTAIIGRNGAGKTTLLRALLGEVPHTGEIRFMKGKAACTSKPRFGYVPQKLAVEPGSPVSVSDLVRACVSKRPVWFPERKKDAELVARILSATDTQRLAHRRVCDLSGGEIQRVMLALAIQPVPDILLLDEPVSGVDRAGLAVFYELVSGLRKTKDITILLISHDLDLIATYADRVVLIDRGIAAAGTPEKVYGSEAFIKTFGKGAGGTFS, encoded by the coding sequence ATGAATACGTTTACGTTCCGCCGCACCGCACGGTCCGCCGATTCCCAAAACCGCCGCCTCGCCTGTCCTCATACGAACTGCACGCAGGCAGCATGCACGCCCTGCATGGAACCGGAACCGGATTCACCGCGAGCCGGCGAGCCGGATCACGTGTGCTGTACCCGCATCGAACGTCTGACGGTCAAATCGGGAGATACAGTCATCCTGAACGATGTCAACCTGCATATCCACTGCGGAGAGCTGACGGCTATTATCGGCCGAAACGGAGCCGGAAAAACGACGCTGCTGCGCGCCCTGCTCGGCGAAGTGCCGCACACCGGTGAAATCCGTTTCATGAAAGGCAAAGCGGCGTGCACGTCAAAACCGCGCTTCGGCTATGTACCGCAAAAACTGGCCGTAGAGCCGGGAAGCCCCGTTTCGGTCAGCGATCTGGTACGCGCGTGTGTATCGAAGCGGCCGGTCTGGTTTCCGGAACGCAAAAAAGACGCGGAATTGGTTGCGCGGATACTCTCCGCAACGGACACGCAGCGGCTTGCACACCGGCGCGTCTGCGACCTTTCCGGCGGCGAGATTCAGCGCGTTATGCTCGCCCTCGCCATTCAGCCGGTGCCGGACATTCTGCTGCTGGACGAACCGGTTTCCGGCGTAGACCGGGCGGGACTGGCCGTTTTTTACGAACTGGTTTCCGGGCTGCGCAAAACGAAAGATATTACGATACTGCTCATTTCACATGATTTGGATCTGATCGCCACGTACGCGGACCGCGTCGTACTCATCGATCGGGGGATTGCCGCGGCCGGTACGCCGGAAAAAGTATACGGCTCCGAAGCGTTCATCAAAACGTTCGGAAAAGGCGCCGGAGGTACGTTCTCATGA
- a CDS encoding DNA/RNA non-specific endonuclease, producing MAKRKNAKHTTKTAAARFFKILLICTVAAAALIGLRQQSPTAQSAPATQSTPATQSAPAETMRPLFLSADLALPVCARTADSHETHSYEGFTLCYREAYEQAEWVAYEINRAELVKEAARSDNFRADPAITTGSATPADYKGSGYDRGHLAPAADMAFSAQAMSESFLMSNMSPQKPGFNRGVWKELESAVREWVQEFGSVYVVSGPVLEKATYPTIGANRVAVPEWYYKVLFVPVGPDGAPRMAAFLLPNETSDRGYEAFAVSVDEVEERTGLDFFAALDDALETSLEATVGGLRH from the coding sequence ATGGCAAAAAGGAAGAACGCAAAACACACGACAAAAACCGCAGCGGCGCGGTTTTTCAAAATCCTGCTGATATGTACGGTTGCCGCGGCAGCGCTGATCGGCCTTCGGCAGCAGTCGCCGACAGCACAAAGCGCCCCGGCTACACAAAGCACTCCGGCTACACAAAGCGCCCCGGCGGAGACGATGCGCCCGCTATTCCTTTCCGCAGACCTCGCACTGCCGGTCTGCGCGCGCACCGCCGACAGCCACGAAACGCACTCGTACGAAGGGTTCACGCTGTGCTACCGCGAAGCGTACGAACAGGCCGAATGGGTTGCGTATGAAATCAATCGCGCGGAACTGGTAAAAGAGGCGGCCCGTTCCGACAATTTCAGGGCCGATCCCGCCATCACCACCGGTTCGGCGACTCCCGCCGATTACAAAGGTTCCGGATACGACCGCGGGCACCTTGCCCCGGCGGCGGATATGGCGTTCAGCGCACAAGCGATGAGCGAATCGTTTTTGATGAGCAACATGAGTCCGCAAAAGCCCGGTTTTAACCGCGGCGTCTGGAAAGAATTGGAAAGCGCCGTGCGCGAATGGGTGCAGGAGTTCGGCAGCGTGTACGTCGTAAGCGGCCCGGTGTTGGAAAAAGCGACGTATCCGACCATCGGAGCAAACCGAGTCGCTGTTCCCGAATGGTATTACAAAGTGCTGTTCGTTCCCGTCGGTCCGGACGGAGCGCCGCGCATGGCAGCCTTTTTACTGCCGAACGAAACCTCCGATCGCGGATACGAAGCGTTTGCCGTTTCAGTCGATGAAGTCGAAGAACGAACCGGTCTCGACTTTTTCGCCGCACTCGACGACGCACTCGAAACCTCGCTTGAAGCGACCGTCGGCGGACTGCGGCACTGA
- the lepB gene encoding signal peptidase I, with amino-acid sequence MKKFSVLVYSSLACSAAFALLNVVFRPDISAAAFPLAAVFTAVLVYFTFGKLLRRSAVAKLGVIRKLYQYLPFVMLVSFVFRRAGETGTSHAFDVVSVVLWIALTALAIAVSYFLSDKRVFALNPVWQVAKDSLPAPNPSKAKRVVREVFEWVDAFVQAAFTVALLNVFIIQLYEIPSESMVPEFLVRDRVVVLKTASGPRFPLSDVGIPRLRSYDRGDIVVFRNPHYAKDRQSEVKTFVAQLVYTLTFTGVNLNVDENGNLKADPLVKRVTGLPGEQLMMQDGVLYRRTAASAQFEAVQTDARWAEWNLAALPAKLLADIQSVPVTESQYESMITCEAERNALDFKAARDETLSLSARFAALRTKLSGTDSVTAAPSLFSDSDMFEYLLFSRIDEITLRLLSVPGGAAWLDAFLTSWIDDAPSSCFTDSPEPVGGDLYRDANYRLNLMIKRTFGRLAVRNAELIVSGVPAANWKFDAERASYLSEAQMLNSYIMLLDRRNMPVFPANAADGSARYIPEGEYFMMGDNRFNSLDMRHSYDETLVSLTPYDFYSVTYYSNMAPQSVPAKDILGTTVLRFWPGSRFGVPGVTGKSHE; translated from the coding sequence ATGAAGAAGTTTTCCGTGCTGGTATACAGCAGCCTTGCGTGCAGCGCCGCTTTCGCGCTTTTGAACGTTGTGTTTCGCCCGGACATATCCGCCGCGGCATTTCCGCTTGCAGCGGTTTTTACCGCCGTTCTGGTATATTTTACCTTCGGTAAATTACTGCGCCGTTCCGCCGTTGCGAAACTCGGTGTGATCCGCAAATTATATCAGTATCTGCCGTTCGTCATGCTGGTGTCATTCGTATTCAGGCGAGCCGGCGAAACCGGTACTTCTCACGCGTTCGACGTCGTTTCCGTCGTCTTGTGGATCGCGCTGACGGCGCTTGCGATCGCCGTTTCATACTTTCTGAGCGACAAGCGCGTTTTTGCTTTGAATCCCGTCTGGCAGGTGGCCAAAGATTCGCTTCCGGCACCGAATCCTTCCAAGGCAAAACGGGTCGTGCGCGAAGTTTTCGAATGGGTCGATGCGTTCGTGCAAGCCGCGTTTACCGTGGCGCTGCTGAACGTGTTCATCATTCAATTGTATGAGATTCCGTCGGAGTCGATGGTTCCCGAATTTCTGGTGCGCGACCGCGTCGTCGTTTTGAAAACGGCGTCGGGACCGCGTTTTCCGTTGTCGGACGTCGGCATTCCGCGGCTGCGCTCGTACGACCGCGGCGATATCGTCGTTTTCCGCAATCCCCATTACGCCAAAGACCGCCAGTCCGAAGTCAAAACGTTCGTAGCTCAGCTGGTGTACACGTTGACGTTTACCGGCGTCAATCTGAACGTCGACGAAAACGGCAACCTGAAAGCGGATCCGCTGGTCAAGCGGGTAACCGGTCTGCCCGGCGAACAGCTTATGATGCAGGACGGCGTTTTATACCGCCGTACCGCCGCTTCGGCACAGTTTGAAGCGGTGCAAACCGACGCGCGCTGGGCCGAATGGAATTTGGCTGCGCTGCCGGCGAAGCTGCTCGCAGATATTCAGAGCGTTCCCGTTACCGAATCGCAGTACGAGTCCATGATAACCTGCGAAGCGGAGCGCAACGCGCTCGATTTCAAAGCGGCGCGTGACGAAACGCTGTCGCTGAGCGCGCGATTCGCCGCGCTTCGTACGAAGCTATCGGGAACCGATTCCGTTACGGCGGCGCCGTCGCTGTTTTCGGATTCGGATATGTTCGAGTATCTGCTGTTTTCACGTATCGACGAAATCACGCTGCGGCTGCTTTCCGTTCCCGGCGGAGCCGCGTGGCTGGATGCGTTTCTGACTTCCTGGATAGACGACGCGCCTTCTTCGTGTTTTACCGATTCGCCGGAACCCGTCGGCGGCGACTTGTACCGCGACGCCAATTATCGGCTCAATCTGATGATTAAACGTACGTTCGGCCGCCTCGCCGTGCGGAACGCGGAACTGATCGTTTCGGGCGTGCCGGCTGCGAACTGGAAATTCGACGCCGAACGTGCTTCGTATCTTTCCGAGGCGCAGATGCTCAATTCGTACATCATGCTGCTCGACCGCCGGAACATGCCCGTGTTTCCCGCGAACGCCGCAGACGGCTCCGCCCGGTATATTCCCGAGGGCGAATATTTTATGATGGGAGACAACCGGTTCAATTCACTGGATATGCGCCATTCATATGATGAAACGCTCGTTTCCCTTACGCCCTACGACTTCTATTCGGTAACTTATTACTCCAATATGGCGCCGCAGTCCGTGCCGGCGAAAGACATTCTGGGCACGACGGTTCTCCGGTTCTGGCCGGGCAGCCGCTTCGGCGTTCCGGGCGTAACCGGTAAAAGTCACGAATAA
- a CDS encoding glycoside hydrolase family 18 protein, with translation MNKWVFAGIACITAAVAVTGCAGTKAYVDPDGPKIAAYIRTWPLGSTAEAMAEGRHWSAKDVKAGYLTDMIVSFGHLKQENGVYTGDIYFPDIENKKTPFPDVWKNVAALKKTYPHLKVNVSFGGWGADGFSEVAANDVKRGRFVSHITAFLKQYGLDGVDIDWEYPVGPDWGQEISCQPADKENYLTLLRDIRSALNSLGKETGKSYSLSVAVPASSWYPQKIDVVALAAIVDSMKLMSYDYYGAWSAQTGHNANLMNNPADPDWGGWSTDQAVRMYLDAGVPPEKLVLGLAFYGRAWKGAADNGVHGLYQKYTEAAYPDGLSWPDLQEFLKPESGYTRYWDDVAKAPFLYNGDIFISYTDEQQIAEIASYAAGKGLGGVMIWEYGHDVDAQLLKSLAESVSGK, from the coding sequence ATGAATAAATGGGTGTTTGCCGGTATAGCGTGCATCACCGCTGCGGTCGCCGTAACCGGGTGCGCCGGTACGAAAGCATATGTTGATCCGGACGGACCGAAAATCGCGGCGTATATCAGAACGTGGCCGCTCGGTTCCACTGCCGAAGCCATGGCCGAGGGCAGACACTGGTCTGCCAAAGACGTAAAGGCCGGCTATCTGACGGACATGATCGTTTCGTTCGGTCATTTGAAGCAGGAAAACGGCGTGTATACCGGCGACATTTATTTCCCCGATATCGAAAACAAAAAAACGCCGTTCCCCGACGTGTGGAAAAACGTCGCCGCGCTCAAAAAAACGTACCCGCATTTGAAAGTGAACGTTTCTTTCGGCGGATGGGGAGCGGACGGATTTTCGGAAGTGGCGGCGAACGACGTAAAACGCGGCCGCTTCGTTTCTCATATTACGGCGTTTCTGAAACAGTACGGCCTCGACGGCGTGGATATCGATTGGGAATATCCGGTCGGCCCCGATTGGGGGCAGGAGATATCATGTCAGCCCGCCGACAAGGAAAACTATCTTACGCTGCTGCGCGATATCCGTTCCGCGCTCAATTCGCTGGGAAAAGAAACCGGCAAATCGTATTCGCTGTCGGTCGCCGTACCCGCGAGCAGCTGGTACCCGCAGAAAATAGACGTCGTAGCGCTTGCAGCCATCGTGGACTCGATGAAACTCATGTCGTACGATTATTACGGCGCCTGGAGCGCTCAGACGGGACACAATGCGAACTTGATGAACAATCCGGCGGATCCCGATTGGGGCGGCTGGAGTACCGATCAGGCGGTTCGCATGTATCTGGACGCGGGTGTTCCGCCGGAAAAACTGGTGCTCGGTCTTGCGTTTTACGGACGGGCGTGGAAAGGCGCTGCGGACAACGGTGTTCACGGTTTGTATCAGAAATATACGGAAGCGGCATATCCTGACGGTCTTTCATGGCCCGACTTGCAGGAATTTTTGAAACCTGAATCCGGTTATACGCGGTATTGGGACGATGTTGCGAAAGCCCCGTTCCTGTATAACGGCGATATTTTTATCAGCTATACGGACGAACAGCAGATTGCCGAAATAGCTTCGTACGCTGCCGGAAAAGGTTTGGGCGGCGTGATGATTTGGGAATACGGTCACGACGTTGACGCGCAACTGCTGAAATCATTGGCGGAATCTGTTTCCGGAAAGTAA
- the gatB gene encoding Asp-tRNA(Asn)/Glu-tRNA(Gln) amidotransferase subunit GatB, producing the protein MSVDKYEVVIGCEIHCQLLTKTKAFCACENRYGGMPDTRVCPVCLGLPGAMPRVSKGYVELGAVAGLALNCTVARFTKFDRKHYFYPDLAKGYQITQYDLPLCTDGFVDLPFKHLPQEQQPGGALCRTVNFIGENCNVGGEYRRVRIERIHLEEDVGKSLHLEGAHSYIDYNRCGTPLIEIVTKPDIASPEEAALFMQTVQEILRYVNVTHGNLEEGNMRCDANINLTVWENGMKYHTPISEIKNLNSFRSIRDACTYEIGRQLREFETDRQEFNPGFKNTMGWDEVKGETVIQRTKNSFVDYRFVVEPDIKPFTVSEACIEAARAQVGELPEAKRIRFKKEYGLSDFDVETLTSSRTLALWFEDAAKQSDDPKKAANWILAELLAVLKERELSIEQLPITPAHIAGLVNAVHGGTITGKQGKDVFAEMLESGKLPADIIRERGMVQVSDAGAIEAFVDAVIAENPKAVEDFKKGKTNVVGWLMGQVMKKSGGKANPAAATDLVKAKLSAL; encoded by the coding sequence ATGAGCGTGGATAAATATGAAGTCGTTATAGGCTGTGAAATACACTGTCAGCTTTTGACCAAAACGAAGGCGTTCTGTGCCTGTGAAAACCGGTACGGCGGAATGCCGGATACCCGCGTGTGCCCGGTCTGTTTGGGCTTGCCGGGCGCCATGCCGCGCGTCAGCAAGGGATACGTGGAGCTCGGTGCCGTCGCGGGACTCGCGTTGAACTGCACCGTCGCCCGTTTTACGAAATTCGACCGCAAGCATTATTTTTATCCCGATTTGGCGAAGGGGTATCAGATCACGCAGTACGACCTGCCGCTGTGCACCGACGGATTCGTGGATCTGCCGTTCAAGCATCTGCCGCAGGAACAGCAGCCCGGCGGCGCGCTGTGCCGGACGGTGAATTTTATCGGTGAAAACTGCAACGTGGGCGGCGAGTACCGCCGCGTCCGTATAGAGCGCATCCATCTTGAAGAAGACGTCGGCAAAAGCCTGCACCTTGAAGGCGCCCACAGCTATATCGATTATAACCGCTGCGGAACGCCGCTCATTGAAATCGTTACGAAACCCGACATCGCGTCCCCCGAAGAAGCCGCGCTTTTCATGCAGACCGTGCAGGAAATCCTGCGCTACGTGAACGTAACGCACGGAAATCTTGAAGAAGGCAACATGCGCTGCGACGCCAACATTAACTTGACCGTTTGGGAAAACGGTATGAAGTATCACACGCCGATTTCCGAAATCAAGAACTTGAACTCGTTTCGGTCTATCCGCGACGCGTGTACGTACGAAATCGGACGGCAGCTGCGCGAGTTTGAAACCGACCGGCAGGAATTCAATCCCGGTTTCAAAAATACGATGGGATGGGATGAGGTGAAAGGTGAGACGGTGATTCAGCGTACGAAAAACTCGTTCGTCGATTACCGGTTCGTCGTAGAACCCGATATCAAGCCGTTTACCGTTTCCGAAGCGTGCATAGAAGCGGCGCGCGCTCAAGTGGGCGAACTGCCCGAGGCGAAACGCATCCGCTTTAAAAAGGAATACGGACTGAGCGATTTCGACGTTGAAACGCTTACGTCGAGCCGAACGCTCGCGCTGTGGTTTGAAGACGCCGCAAAACAATCCGATGATCCCAAAAAGGCTGCGAACTGGATTCTGGCGGAGCTGTTGGCCGTGCTGAAAGAGCGCGAGCTGTCCATAGAACAGCTTCCCATTACGCCCGCTCACATAGCGGGTTTGGTCAACGCGGTACACGGCGGAACCATTACCGGAAAGCAGGGTAAGGACGTTTTTGCCGAAATGCTTGAAAGCGGCAAACTGCCTGCCGATATCATTCGCGAGCGCGGCATGGTGCAGGTGTCGGACGCCGGTGCGATAGAAGCGTTCGTAGACGCCGTTATCGCCGAAAATCCGAAAGCCGTAGAGGATTTTAAAAAAGGCAAGACGAACGTCGTCGGCTGGCTCATGGGGCAGGTTATGAAAAAATCGGGCGGAAAGGCGAATCCCGCTGCGGCGACCGATTTGGTAAAAGCCAAGCTTTCGGCGCTGTAA